A genomic stretch from Sinorhizobium terangae includes:
- a CDS encoding HD domain-containing protein encodes MTRLPELAAAFAPHYELAAKLLPHAFADGDGSHDASHLIRVWKNAARIQAEEGGDPRILSAAVLLHDCVAVEKNSPRRAEASRLAAEKAWQILDGLGWRTADISPVAHAILTHSFSANLPPETLEAKILQDADRLDAIGMVGAARCFYIAGRMGSGLYDPLDPLAENRTLDDKAFAIDHFETKLFRLADGFQTATGRRLAAERQARLRGVLAMLLDEI; translated from the coding sequence ATGACACGCCTTCCGGAACTGGCCGCAGCCTTTGCACCACATTACGAGCTTGCCGCGAAACTCCTGCCGCATGCCTTCGCCGACGGCGACGGTTCGCACGATGCGTCTCACCTCATTCGCGTCTGGAAGAATGCCGCGCGCATTCAGGCCGAGGAGGGTGGCGACCCGCGCATTCTCTCAGCCGCCGTCCTGCTCCACGATTGCGTTGCGGTCGAAAAGAATTCGCCGCGACGCGCCGAGGCTTCCCGGCTTGCTGCCGAGAAGGCATGGCAAATTCTCGACGGACTCGGCTGGCGCACGGCGGACATTTCGCCGGTCGCCCATGCGATTCTGACGCACAGCTTCTCCGCCAACTTGCCGCCCGAAACGCTGGAGGCGAAGATCTTGCAGGATGCAGACCGGCTCGACGCGATCGGCATGGTCGGTGCGGCGCGCTGCTTCTACATCGCCGGACGCATGGGCAGCGGGCTCTATGATCCGCTCGATCCGCTGGCCGAGAACCGAACGCTCGACGACAAGGCCTTCGCGATCGATCACTTCGAGACGAAGCTATTTCGTCTAGCGGACGGCTTCCAGACGGCGACAGGGCGTCGGCTGGCGGCGGAGCGGCAAGCACGGCTGCGTGGCGTACTTGCCATGCTGCTGGATGAAATCTAA
- a CDS encoding DUF2339 domain-containing protein: MLEVIAFVAFAMALAAFLGGRKTAERLENEINSLKAEIARLSERQTAPESAPSQTAEEAQAPEAIASEDEGKEGPWSRAAREGARIFGGETADREKVEEAGQDEQVAAAVTVEPAATESLESRIGGQWPVWVGGLALALGGYFLVQYSIDAGLLSPAVRLTLAAAFGLVLGIAGEVIRRRAVPTIADRFRHAMIPGVLTAAGAVTLFGVVYAAHGIYGFIGTATAFALLALVSLVTVALSLLHGQALAGLGLLASLLTPLFVSSAEPRPWVLFGFLSIAWLATLCASRLRRWTVVPTLANVGLGLWGLAYVVGVTPFEAPPVTFALLVMIAGVGLVWPGAAERAAEDGPGTGRAAATAAGRWERLFAPPHAAVTVSAAIAATVLALLLISPAVTAARFPVQEFVALIAALALVGALRATAIYPALFATFGAIAGTWSLTALSNVLAYLDPSRAQPEIVVSGGTAMLTAMVLSAVFVLLASFVLARRLETRSQFAVLWAGIAAIAPNALLAMSFLMTGKFAFDLPHGLAAFVSGLLLLALVEWLYRRSADTRDLHIAGGLSVAGSFGLFVLGLHAWTDGLVTTLAIALLGAGYTFAARARSWPVLPWITVGSALVVLARIGWEPTIVGAGKLSTTSVFNALLPGYGIPALLLVASAYLLRASPAARVRNLLQALASLFVLLTLAILVRHAMNGGVLDSSVPTLAEQSIYTLIAIGASGIFMTLDTRSPSPVFRYGGMGLGVLSMLSVLSAHLFGLNPYFSGELLGRIPFFDLLFIGYLLPGIAYAGLSWYARDKRPWAYVAALAVGGAVLAFSWASLSVRRFWQGENVADWRGFLQGETYTYSVVWLVLGVLLLVAGSRFNAKSIRIASAALVFIAVLKVFLIDMSNLEGFLRALSFIGLGGVLIGIGLFYQKILSNTGSGGPAGAAATAAEAGERTSRA; the protein is encoded by the coding sequence ATGCTGGAAGTCATTGCCTTTGTTGCCTTTGCCATGGCGCTTGCCGCCTTTCTCGGTGGCCGAAAGACCGCGGAGCGGCTGGAGAACGAAATCAATTCGCTGAAGGCCGAAATCGCTCGATTGAGCGAGCGACAGACCGCGCCCGAATCTGCCCCCTCGCAGACGGCTGAAGAGGCGCAGGCTCCGGAAGCGATCGCTTCTGAAGACGAAGGAAAGGAAGGCCCCTGGTCGCGGGCGGCGCGAGAAGGCGCACGCATCTTCGGCGGGGAGACTGCGGACCGGGAGAAGGTTGAGGAGGCGGGCCAGGACGAACAGGTCGCTGCGGCGGTCACGGTAGAGCCAGCCGCGACGGAGAGCCTCGAGAGCCGAATTGGCGGCCAATGGCCCGTGTGGGTCGGCGGTCTGGCGCTGGCGCTCGGTGGTTACTTCCTGGTGCAATATTCGATCGATGCAGGGCTGCTGAGTCCAGCGGTTCGGCTGACGCTCGCGGCGGCTTTCGGTCTAGTGCTTGGGATCGCCGGCGAAGTGATCCGCCGCCGCGCGGTGCCGACGATAGCCGACAGGTTCCGTCATGCAATGATCCCGGGCGTGCTGACGGCCGCCGGCGCGGTCACGCTGTTCGGTGTCGTATACGCCGCCCACGGTATTTATGGATTCATCGGCACCGCGACCGCTTTCGCGTTGCTGGCGCTGGTTTCGTTGGTGACTGTGGCCTTGTCGCTGCTGCATGGCCAGGCCCTTGCCGGACTCGGGCTTCTCGCCTCATTGCTCACACCCCTGTTTGTATCGAGCGCAGAACCTCGACCCTGGGTGCTGTTCGGCTTCCTCTCGATTGCCTGGCTTGCAACGCTCTGCGCCTCGCGCCTGCGCCGCTGGACGGTTGTGCCGACGCTTGCCAACGTCGGGCTTGGCCTCTGGGGACTCGCCTACGTTGTCGGTGTGACGCCCTTCGAGGCTCCACCCGTCACTTTCGCGCTCCTGGTGATGATCGCGGGCGTCGGACTGGTCTGGCCCGGCGCCGCCGAGCGAGCGGCAGAGGACGGGCCGGGGACAGGGCGTGCTGCGGCGACCGCGGCCGGCCGATGGGAAAGGCTGTTTGCGCCGCCCCACGCGGCAGTCACCGTTTCGGCCGCGATCGCCGCAACGGTTCTGGCACTCCTCCTCATCAGCCCGGCTGTTACCGCCGCACGTTTCCCGGTCCAGGAATTTGTCGCGTTAATCGCAGCGCTGGCCCTGGTCGGCGCACTGAGGGCAACGGCAATCTATCCGGCCCTCTTCGCCACCTTCGGCGCGATTGCCGGCACGTGGAGCCTGACTGCGCTCAGCAATGTTCTTGCCTATCTCGACCCGTCTCGCGCGCAGCCCGAGATCGTCGTTTCCGGCGGCACGGCGATGCTGACCGCGATGGTGCTGTCGGCCGTCTTCGTCCTTTTGGCTTCCTTCGTGCTCGCCAGGCGGCTCGAGACCCGTTCGCAGTTTGCCGTCCTGTGGGCGGGCATCGCCGCCATCGCGCCGAACGCGCTTTTGGCCATGTCCTTCCTCATGACCGGCAAATTCGCGTTCGATCTGCCACATGGGCTTGCAGCCTTCGTCAGCGGCTTGCTTCTCCTTGCTCTCGTGGAGTGGTTATACCGCCGAAGCGCAGACACGAGGGATTTGCATATCGCCGGCGGGCTGTCGGTTGCGGGCTCCTTCGGCCTCTTCGTCCTCGGCCTGCATGCCTGGACGGACGGCCTCGTCACCACCCTTGCGATCGCTCTGCTCGGCGCCGGCTACACCTTCGCCGCACGCGCCCGCTCCTGGCCCGTTCTGCCTTGGATAACCGTCGGATCTGCCCTGGTGGTGCTGGCGCGGATCGGCTGGGAGCCGACGATCGTCGGCGCCGGCAAGCTCTCGACGACGTCCGTCTTCAATGCCCTCCTGCCGGGCTACGGCATTCCGGCATTGCTGCTGGTGGCGTCCGCGTATCTGCTTCGCGCCTCGCCGGCGGCGCGTGTGCGCAATCTGCTGCAGGCGCTTGCGAGCCTTTTCGTGTTGCTGACACTGGCAATCCTTGTTCGCCACGCAATGAACGGCGGCGTATTGGATAGCTCTGTTCCGACGCTTGCGGAGCAGTCTATCTATACGCTCATCGCAATCGGCGCGTCCGGTATCTTCATGACCCTGGATACGAGGTCGCCGAGTCCGGTGTTCCGTTACGGCGGCATGGGGCTCGGCGTGCTCTCGATGCTGTCAGTGCTTTCGGCGCACCTTTTCGGCCTCAATCCGTATTTCAGCGGCGAACTGCTCGGCAGGATCCCGTTCTTCGATCTGCTCTTCATCGGCTATCTGCTGCCTGGCATCGCCTATGCCGGCCTCTCCTGGTATGCGCGCGACAAGCGCCCATGGGCTTACGTGGCCGCGCTTGCGGTAGGCGGCGCCGTACTCGCCTTTTCCTGGGCGAGCCTCAGCGTTCGCCGCTTCTGGCAAGGGGAGAATGTCGCGGACTGGAGGGGCTTCCTTCAAGGGGAAACCTACACCTATTCGGTCGTCTGGCTCGTACTCGGCGTGCTGCTCCTGGTCGCCGGCTCGCGCTTCAATGCGAAAAGCATCCGGATTGCCTCGGCCGCGCTCGTCTTCATCGCCGTGCTCAAGGTCTTCCTCATCGACATGTCGAATCTGGAAGGCTTCCTGCGCGCCCTGTCCTTCATCGGGCTCGGCGGCGTGCTGATCGGTATCGGCCTCTTCTACCAGAAGATCCTGTCCAACACGGGGAGTGGTGGCCCGGCCGGCGCTGCAGCAACCGCGGCTGAGGCAGGCGAAAGGACAAGCCGCGCATGA
- the nadA gene encoding quinolinate synthase NadA — protein sequence MSNLDLRADATPVPAFVSAAARFDVIEKPDLAYTPAIARETAHLYEKVKDFIPAIEWPAYAPYVHAINRLKKERNAVILAHNYQTPDIFHCVADIVGDSLQLARDATKVDAEIIVQCGVHFMAETSKLLNPEKTVLIPDAKAGCSLSESITGADVRLLKQRYPGVPVVTYVNTSAEVKAETDICCTSSNVLAVVESLESDTVLCIPDEYLAMNVARQTNKKILTWKGHCEVHERFTAAELLAYKEANPGIEIIGHPECHPDVIAVCDFAGSTSGMINYVKDKQPQKVLLVTECSMASNIQAEVEGVNFVKPCNLCPHMKRITLPKILDSLLTMTEEVLVDPAIAGRARLAVERMVNLKQ from the coding sequence ATGAGCAATCTTGACCTTCGCGCGGACGCAACGCCAGTCCCGGCATTCGTCAGCGCGGCCGCGCGCTTCGATGTCATCGAAAAGCCGGACCTCGCCTACACGCCAGCGATCGCCCGCGAAACCGCGCATCTTTACGAGAAGGTCAAGGATTTCATCCCGGCCATCGAGTGGCCCGCCTATGCGCCCTATGTTCATGCGATCAATCGGCTGAAGAAGGAGCGCAACGCCGTCATTCTGGCGCACAACTACCAGACGCCCGATATTTTCCATTGCGTTGCCGACATCGTCGGGGATTCGCTGCAGCTCGCGCGCGACGCCACCAAGGTGGACGCCGAAATCATCGTCCAGTGCGGCGTGCATTTCATGGCTGAGACCTCGAAGCTGCTCAACCCGGAAAAGACCGTACTGATCCCGGATGCCAAGGCCGGCTGCTCGTTGTCCGAATCGATCACCGGCGCGGATGTACGCCTGCTCAAGCAGCGTTATCCCGGCGTGCCGGTCGTCACCTACGTCAACACCTCGGCGGAAGTGAAGGCGGAGACCGACATCTGCTGCACGTCATCCAACGTGCTGGCGGTCGTCGAGAGCCTGGAGTCCGACACCGTCCTCTGCATTCCCGACGAATACCTGGCGATGAATGTCGCGCGCCAGACGAACAAGAAGATCCTCACCTGGAAGGGCCATTGCGAGGTCCATGAACGTTTCACCGCGGCGGAACTCCTCGCTTATAAGGAGGCCAATCCGGGCATCGAGATCATCGGCCATCCGGAATGCCACCCGGACGTCATCGCCGTCTGCGATTTCGCCGGCTCCACCTCGGGCATGATCAATTACGTCAAGGACAAGCAGCCGCAAAAGGTACTTCTCGTCACCGAATGCTCCATGGCTTCCAATATCCAGGCGGAAGTCGAGGGCGTCAATTTCGTCAAGCCCTGCAACCTCTGTCCGCACATGAAGCGCATCACGCTGCCGAAGATCCTCGACAGCCTGCTCACCATGACGGAAGAGGTTCTGGTCGATCCGGCGATCGCCGGCCGCGCACGCCTTGCGGTCGAGCGCATGGTGAACCTCAAGCAGTAA
- a CDS encoding MOSC domain-containing protein, giving the protein MKVTGLNIHPLKSGRAIPQTEVTVNVDGLAGDRRFMVVEPDGHFITQRELQALAQVEAAHIDGGVHLKMNGNELAVRFDPDRRLDVRVWSSDVDAAVADDAANDALSGWLGRSVKLVHMDEQAERFVGAEWAGAAAPVGFADGFPILITTTGSLADLNRTLVEKRQEPVGMERFRTNILIDCDDPWEEDWWESLEIAGITLDLVKPCARCIMTTQDHLTGERIGGNPIQGLADKRMSADRRVAGVLFGWNAVPRGEGTVRLGDEARVVRRRGERWPMKIRATN; this is encoded by the coding sequence ATGAAAGTGACCGGCCTTAACATCCATCCCCTGAAGAGCGGCCGCGCCATTCCGCAAACCGAAGTGACGGTCAATGTCGATGGGCTCGCCGGCGACCGGCGCTTCATGGTGGTCGAACCGGATGGCCATTTCATCACCCAGCGCGAGTTGCAGGCGCTGGCGCAGGTCGAAGCGGCGCACATCGACGGCGGCGTGCACCTGAAAATGAACGGCAACGAATTGGCGGTGCGCTTCGATCCGGATCGTCGGCTCGATGTCCGCGTCTGGTCGAGCGATGTTGATGCCGCGGTGGCCGACGATGCGGCCAATGACGCGCTTTCCGGCTGGTTGGGGCGGTCAGTGAAGCTCGTCCACATGGACGAACAGGCGGAGCGCTTCGTCGGCGCCGAATGGGCGGGCGCGGCAGCGCCGGTTGGATTTGCCGACGGCTTTCCGATCCTCATCACGACCACCGGGTCGCTTGCCGATCTCAACCGCACGCTGGTCGAGAAGCGGCAGGAGCCAGTCGGCATGGAGCGTTTCCGCACCAACATCCTGATCGATTGCGACGACCCCTGGGAAGAAGATTGGTGGGAAAGCCTGGAGATCGCGGGCATCACCTTGGATCTCGTCAAACCCTGCGCCCGATGCATCATGACCACGCAGGACCATCTGACAGGCGAGAGGATCGGTGGCAATCCGATCCAAGGTCTTGCGGACAAGCGCATGTCTGCTGACCGGCGCGTGGCGGGCGTGCTCTTCGGTTGGAATGCCGTGCCGCGGGGCGAAGGCACCGTCAGGCTCGGCGACGAGGCCAGGGTTGTTCGCCGGCGCGGCGAGCGCTGGCCGATGAAAATCCGCGCCACCAATTGA
- a CDS encoding PhoX family protein yields MDKYLASTEETEFKTLTERREELEDIGQNCSTNPTMGDIINRRFSRRSFIGGSLAVAAISTTVSPLALLTADEARADDASRFDFAEVEAGVDENHHVADGYDADILLRWGDKVFADSPDFDPKNQTAAAQEKLFGYNNDYVGFIPLEGSADHGLLVVNHEYTNAELMFPAFASIVKEKVTKDGKEVEEEKVTLGEYTKDLVDIEMAAHGGTIVEIRKVDGKWQPVLDGKYNRRITLNTEMQLSGPVAGHDRVKTPSDPTGKKVFGTVNNCAGGVTAWGTYMMAEENFNGYFGGEIADDHPEFKQLKRLGAPGGQYEWSKFYDRFDVSKEPTEANRFGWIVEVDALDPTSVPKKRTALGRFKHEGCESIVNKDGRVVLYTGDDERYDYVYKFVTKGTYNPNGRAANMDLFDEGTLYVAKFDEDGTVTWMPLVHGEGPLTAENGFASQADVLIDTRLAADALGATKMDRPEDIQPNPKTGKVYVMLTNNTKRKAEEINAANPRAKNAFGHIIEITETDGDFASLTSRWDVLLKCGDPSVAEVGASFSTATTKNGWFGMPDNCTIDADGRLWVSTDGNNEKETGRTDGVWAIDTEGDARGTSKLFFRVPVGAEMCGPCFNPTSDTFFLAVQHPGDAGLATYETPATRWPDFKDDMPVRPAVVAVTKRGGGRIG; encoded by the coding sequence ATGGACAAGTATCTCGCCTCAACGGAAGAAACCGAATTCAAGACGCTGACGGAACGCAGGGAGGAACTGGAGGACATCGGCCAGAACTGTTCCACCAATCCGACCATGGGCGATATCATCAATCGCCGCTTCTCGCGCCGCTCCTTCATCGGCGGCTCGCTCGCCGTTGCCGCCATTTCGACGACGGTGAGCCCGCTCGCGCTTTTGACGGCCGATGAAGCGCGTGCCGACGACGCCTCGCGTTTCGACTTCGCTGAAGTCGAGGCCGGCGTCGACGAAAACCATCACGTCGCCGATGGCTACGATGCCGATATCCTCTTGCGCTGGGGCGACAAGGTATTTGCCGACAGCCCGGACTTCGACCCGAAGAACCAGACGGCTGCCGCCCAGGAAAAGCTCTTCGGTTACAACAATGACTATGTCGGCTTCATCCCGCTCGAAGGCAGTGCGGACCATGGTCTGCTGGTCGTCAACCACGAATACACCAACGCGGAACTGATGTTCCCGGCCTTCGCCTCGATCGTGAAGGAGAAGGTGACCAAGGACGGCAAGGAAGTCGAGGAGGAAAAGGTTACCCTTGGCGAATACACCAAGGACCTCGTCGACATCGAAATGGCCGCCCACGGCGGCACGATCGTCGAAATCCGCAAGGTGGACGGAAAGTGGCAGCCGGTGCTCGACGGCAAATACAACCGCCGCATCACGCTCAATACCGAAATGCAGCTCTCCGGACCGGTCGCCGGACATGACCGTGTGAAGACGCCGTCCGACCCGACTGGCAAGAAAGTCTTCGGCACCGTCAACAATTGCGCCGGCGGCGTCACCGCCTGGGGCACCTACATGATGGCCGAGGAAAACTTCAACGGCTATTTCGGCGGCGAAATCGCCGATGACCATCCGGAGTTCAAGCAGTTGAAGCGTCTCGGGGCGCCGGGCGGACAATACGAGTGGTCGAAATTCTACGACCGTTTCGACGTGTCCAAGGAGCCGACAGAGGCCAACCGCTTCGGCTGGATCGTCGAAGTGGATGCCCTCGACCCGACCTCCGTCCCGAAGAAGCGCACGGCGCTTGGCCGCTTCAAGCACGAAGGTTGCGAATCCATCGTCAACAAGGACGGGCGTGTCGTGCTCTATACCGGCGACGACGAGCGCTATGATTACGTCTACAAATTCGTGACCAAGGGCACCTACAACCCGAACGGCCGCGCCGCCAACATGGACCTCTTCGACGAAGGCACGCTTTATGTGGCGAAGTTCGACGAAGATGGCACCGTCACCTGGATGCCGCTCGTCCATGGCGAGGGGCCGCTCACCGCTGAAAACGGTTTCGCTTCGCAGGCCGACGTGCTGATCGACACCCGGCTTGCCGCCGATGCGCTCGGCGCCACCAAGATGGACCGCCCGGAGGACATTCAGCCCAACCCGAAGACCGGCAAGGTCTACGTGATGCTGACCAACAACACCAAGCGCAAGGCAGAAGAAATCAACGCCGCCAATCCGCGCGCCAAGAACGCCTTCGGCCACATCATCGAAATCACCGAGACCGATGGTGACTTCGCCTCGCTCACCAGCCGGTGGGACGTTCTTCTGAAATGCGGCGATCCGAGCGTTGCCGAAGTCGGTGCGTCGTTCTCGACGGCAACGACCAAGAACGGCTGGTTCGGCATGCCGGACAACTGCACGATCGACGCGGACGGCAGGCTCTGGGTGTCGACGGACGGCAACAACGAAAAGGAAACCGGCCGCACCGATGGCGTCTGGGCGATCGACACCGAGGGCGACGCACGCGGAACCTCCAAGCTGTTCTTCCGTGTTCCCGTCGGTGCCGAGATGTGCGGACCCTGCTTCAATCCGACATCCGACACGTTCTTCCTCGCTGTCCAGCACCCGGGCGACGCCGGCCTTGCCACTTACGAGACGCCGGCAACGCGTTGGCCGGATTTCAAGGACGACATGCCGGTGCGTCCCGCCGTGGTGGCCGTTACCAAGCGCGGCGGCGGTCGGATCGGCTGA
- a CDS encoding L-aspartate oxidase has product MLKDHFRPQSFNGIDDIVIVGGGLAGLFCALKLAPRPVTILAAAPIGHGASSAWAQGGIAAAMSPGDTFEKHVADTVTAGAGIVDEKMTRMMVAEGPARIHDLLEYGVPFDRDLEGKLLLSREAAHSERRIVRVRGDMAGKAIMEALIAAVRRTPSIRIIEGYVVEELVREGRFISGVVARPDAGQSKTRVSFPARAVVLCSGGIGHLYAVTTNPWEACGQGVGMAARAGAIIADPEFVQFHPTAINIGKDPAPLATEALRGDGAVLVNSAGHRFMLDIHPDGELAPRDIVSRGVFAEVQAGRGAFLDCTKAVGKHFPEMFPTVYASCLAASIDPVTQPIPVVPAVHYHMGGVLTDGQGRTSIDGLWAAGEVTSTGVHGANRLASNSLLEAVVFAARIAESIKGTLPAPKLTEWGDDAGENDDPVTVEDSPPFKVLRSLMSECVGVVRTRESLTRAIREIAALERANNRLRFANIITTAKLIAVAALQRTESRGGHFRADCPSERAEWQRRTYLTLAQAERLAAEVAETEPA; this is encoded by the coding sequence ATGCTGAAAGACCATTTTCGCCCGCAATCTTTCAACGGCATTGATGACATAGTCATCGTCGGCGGCGGGCTCGCCGGGCTCTTCTGCGCACTGAAGCTGGCGCCGCGTCCCGTGACCATCCTTGCCGCCGCCCCGATCGGCCACGGCGCCTCGTCTGCCTGGGCGCAAGGCGGCATCGCTGCCGCGATGAGCCCGGGCGACACATTCGAGAAGCACGTCGCCGATACGGTCACGGCCGGTGCCGGGATCGTCGACGAGAAGATGACGCGGATGATGGTCGCCGAGGGGCCGGCGCGCATTCACGACCTCCTCGAATACGGCGTACCCTTCGATCGCGATCTGGAAGGCAAGCTCCTGCTTTCGCGCGAGGCGGCGCATTCCGAGCGGCGTATCGTTCGCGTCAGGGGCGACATGGCCGGCAAGGCGATCATGGAAGCGCTGATCGCCGCCGTGCGCAGGACCCCGTCGATCCGCATCATCGAAGGCTATGTGGTCGAGGAACTGGTGCGCGAGGGGCGCTTCATCTCGGGTGTCGTCGCAAGGCCGGATGCCGGCCAGTCGAAGACCCGCGTTTCCTTCCCGGCCCGTGCCGTCGTTCTTTGCTCCGGCGGCATCGGGCATCTCTACGCCGTCACGACCAATCCGTGGGAGGCCTGCGGCCAGGGTGTCGGCATGGCCGCGCGAGCAGGCGCCATCATCGCCGACCCGGAATTCGTCCAGTTCCATCCTACCGCGATCAATATCGGCAAGGACCCGGCGCCCTTGGCTACGGAAGCACTGCGCGGCGATGGCGCCGTGCTTGTCAATTCCGCAGGTCATCGTTTCATGCTCGACATTCATCCCGACGGCGAACTCGCGCCGCGGGATATCGTCTCGCGTGGCGTTTTCGCCGAGGTGCAGGCCGGACGCGGCGCCTTCCTCGATTGCACCAAGGCGGTCGGCAAACATTTCCCGGAGATGTTCCCGACCGTATACGCCTCCTGCCTTGCGGCCAGTATCGACCCGGTGACGCAACCGATCCCGGTCGTCCCCGCAGTTCACTATCACATGGGCGGTGTGTTGACCGACGGCCAGGGCCGCACCTCGATCGATGGTCTCTGGGCAGCGGGCGAGGTGACCTCAACCGGCGTTCACGGCGCCAACCGCCTTGCTTCCAATTCGTTGCTGGAGGCCGTTGTCTTCGCCGCGCGCATTGCGGAAAGCATCAAGGGCACATTGCCGGCGCCGAAGCTCACCGAGTGGGGCGACGACGCCGGCGAGAACGACGATCCGGTGACGGTCGAGGACAGCCCTCCGTTCAAGGTCCTGCGCAGCCTGATGAGCGAGTGTGTCGGCGTTGTCCGCACGCGCGAGAGCCTGACGCGGGCAATCCGCGAGATTGCGGCGCTGGAGCGCGCCAACAACCGCCTGCGCTTCGCCAACATCATCACCACCGCCAAGCTCATCGCCGTCGCAGCCCTTCAACGCACCGAGAGCCGCGGAGGTCATTTCCGCGCCGACTGCCCGTCCGAACGCGCGGAATGGCAGCGGCGCACGTATCTGACGCTGGCGCAGGCCGAGCGCCTGGCCGCAGAAGTGGCCGAGACCGAGCCGGCGTGA
- a CDS encoding MFS transporter, with protein MSAVSATATRVSERSSLPWLIIAAGSVIAMLTFGPRSAMGFFQLPMLADTGWDRTTFGLAMALQNLCWGLGQPFFGAIADKFGTWRVLALSGLIYAAGLTIMAFANAPIWLHIGGGVLVGFGVASGSFGIVLSAFARNVAPEQRSLAFGIGTAAGSAGMFLFAPLSQGLISAFGWSDSLVYLGVLMLLVPLVAIPLRGNASSGRQSETHYKQTVGEALREAMGHRSYLLLVSGFFVCGYQVAFITAHFPAYIGDIGIDARYAVIALALIGFFNIIGSFSAGIIGQRYSKPYFLALIYLARSVAVTAFLLLPQSPASVIIFAIVMGLLWLSTVPPTNGLVAIMFGTRHLGLLGGIVFLSHQIGSFLGVWMGGYLYDRFGSYDPVWWLGVALGVFAAIVHWPIEERGVARPAMA; from the coding sequence ATGTCCGCCGTTTCTGCCACCGCAACCCGTGTCTCCGAGCGCAGCAGCCTGCCGTGGCTGATCATCGCCGCCGGTTCCGTGATCGCGATGCTCACCTTCGGTCCGCGCTCCGCCATGGGCTTCTTCCAGTTGCCGATGCTTGCCGACACGGGCTGGGATCGAACGACGTTCGGCCTCGCAATGGCGCTCCAGAATCTCTGCTGGGGGCTTGGTCAACCGTTCTTCGGGGCGATAGCCGACAAGTTCGGCACCTGGCGCGTGCTGGCGCTGTCCGGGCTCATCTATGCGGCGGGTCTCACAATCATGGCCTTTGCCAATGCGCCGATCTGGCTGCATATCGGCGGCGGCGTGCTGGTCGGTTTCGGCGTTGCGTCCGGTTCCTTCGGCATCGTGCTTTCCGCCTTCGCCCGCAATGTCGCGCCGGAGCAGCGTTCGCTCGCCTTCGGTATCGGCACGGCGGCCGGCTCGGCCGGCATGTTCCTGTTCGCGCCGCTGAGCCAGGGACTGATTTCCGCCTTTGGCTGGTCCGACAGCCTGGTCTATCTCGGCGTGCTGATGCTGCTCGTCCCGCTTGTCGCAATTCCGTTGCGCGGCAACGCGTCTTCCGGCCGCCAGTCGGAAACGCACTACAAGCAGACGGTTGGCGAGGCCCTGAGGGAAGCAATGGGGCATAGAAGCTATCTGCTGCTGGTTTCGGGCTTCTTCGTTTGTGGCTATCAGGTCGCCTTCATCACCGCCCATTTCCCCGCCTATATCGGCGACATCGGCATCGATGCTCGTTATGCGGTGATTGCGCTTGCGCTGATCGGCTTCTTCAACATCATCGGGTCGTTTTCGGCCGGCATCATCGGCCAGCGCTATTCGAAGCCCTATTTCCTGGCGCTGATCTATCTTGCCCGCTCGGTCGCTGTTACCGCCTTCCTGCTGCTGCCGCAGTCGCCGGCCTCGGTCATCATCTTCGCCATCGTCATGGGGTTGCTGTGGCTGTCGACCGTGCCGCCGACCAATGGCCTGGTGGCGATCATGTTCGGAACGAGGCATCTCGGCCTGCTGGGCGGCATCGTCTTCCTTTCCCACCAGATCGGTTCGTTCCTCGGCGTCTGGATGGGCGGCTACCTCTACGACCGCTTCGGCTCCTATGACCCGGTCTGGTGGCTGGGTGTCGCGCTCGGTGTTTTTGCGGCCATCGTCCATTGGCCGATCGAGGAGCGTGGTGTCGCAAGACCGGCGATGGCCTGA